From one Paenibacillus sp. FSL K6-1330 genomic stretch:
- the gatB gene encoding Asp-tRNA(Asn)/Glu-tRNA(Gln) amidotransferase subunit GatB, whose protein sequence is MSTSKYETVIGLEVHVELHTNSKIFCGCSTAFGAPPNTHTCPICLGHPGVLPVLNRQAVEYAIKAAMALNCTIGDISKFDRKNYFYPDSPKAYQISQYDQPIGENGWIDIEVDGKTKRIGITRLHLEEDAGKLTHVDGGYASLVDFNRVGTPLVEIVSEPEISTPEEAKAYLEKIRAIMQYCDVSDVKMEEGSLRCDANISLRPWGQEEFGTKAELKNMNSFRGVQRGLEYEQYRQTEILDEGGVIVQETRRWDEAQAKTFSMRGKEQAHDYRYFPDPDLVSVHISEEWKEAIRATIPELPDARKARYASEYGLPEYDAAVITSSKLLADFFEDSLNYTKDAKSISNWIMGDLLGYLNSNNLELSEVKITGQGLGEMIGLIEKGTISSKIAKTVFKEMLESGKLPAQIVEEKGLVQISDEGAIKRIVEQVVANNPQSVEDYKAGKQKAIGFLVGQVMKESKGKANPALANKLLVEVLNG, encoded by the coding sequence ATGTCTACATCAAAATATGAAACGGTTATCGGATTGGAAGTGCACGTAGAGCTGCATACGAATTCCAAAATATTTTGCGGCTGCTCCACTGCGTTTGGAGCCCCGCCGAACACACATACATGTCCCATCTGTCTTGGCCATCCCGGCGTCCTGCCCGTATTAAACCGCCAGGCTGTGGAATATGCTATCAAGGCTGCCATGGCGCTGAACTGCACCATCGGCGATATCAGCAAATTTGACCGCAAGAACTATTTCTACCCGGATTCTCCGAAAGCATACCAGATTTCCCAGTACGATCAGCCGATCGGTGAAAACGGCTGGATCGATATTGAGGTGGACGGAAAGACGAAGCGAATCGGGATCACCCGGCTTCATCTGGAGGAAGATGCCGGTAAACTCACGCACGTGGATGGCGGATATGCATCGCTGGTTGACTTTAACCGCGTAGGCACGCCTCTTGTTGAGATCGTGTCCGAACCTGAGATCTCAACGCCGGAGGAAGCCAAGGCTTATCTGGAGAAAATACGTGCGATTATGCAATACTGCGACGTCTCCGACGTGAAGATGGAGGAGGGTTCGCTTCGCTGCGACGCCAACATCAGCCTTCGTCCATGGGGACAGGAAGAATTCGGCACCAAGGCCGAGCTGAAGAATATGAACTCCTTCCGCGGCGTACAGCGCGGTTTGGAATATGAGCAGTACCGGCAAACGGAAATTCTTGATGAGGGCGGCGTGATCGTACAGGAAACCCGCCGCTGGGACGAAGCACAGGCAAAAACCTTCTCCATGCGCGGGAAGGAGCAGGCGCACGACTACCGTTATTTCCCGGACCCGGATCTGGTATCGGTGCATATTAGCGAGGAATGGAAAGAAGCGATTCGTGCGACGATTCCGGAGCTTCCGGATGCCCGTAAGGCACGTTATGCTTCGGAGTATGGATTGCCGGAGTATGATGCTGCGGTCATCACGTCGTCCAAGCTGCTCGCCGACTTCTTCGAGGACAGCTTGAACTATACGAAGGATGCCAAATCCATATCGAACTGGATCATGGGAGATTTGCTGGGTTATTTGAACTCGAACAATCTGGAGCTGTCTGAAGTGAAGATCACGGGCCAAGGCCTGGGCGAGATGATCGGATTGATCGAGAAGGGAACCATCAGCAGCAAAATCGCCAAAACCGTCTTCAAAGAGATGCTGGAGAGCGGCAAGCTGCCTGCACAAATCGTTGAGGAGAAGGGCCTCGTCCAAATCAGCGATGAAGGTGCGATCAAGCGTATTGTCGAGCAGGTGGTTGCAAACAATCCGCAATCCGTAGAGGACTACAAGGCAGGTAAACAGAAAGCAATCGGCTTCCTGGTTGGTCAAGTGATGAAAGAGAGCAAGGGAAAAGCTAATCCTGCGCTGGCCAACAAACTACTGGTTGAGGTGCTGAACGGATAA
- the gatA gene encoding Asp-tRNA(Asn)/Glu-tRNA(Gln) amidotransferase subunit GatA → MSLFDYKLTEIHNKLQNKELSVTDLVDQAFTRISEREDRVKAFITLDEEGARSSAKALDEKLASEGTRGLLFGLPVGIKDNIVTEGLRTTCASQFLSNFTPVYDATVVGKLRAADTVTIGKLNMDEFAMGGSNENSSFYPVRNPWDLDRVPGGSSGGSAAAVAAGEAYFSLGSDTGGSIRQPASYCGVVGLKPTYGLVSRFGLVAFASSLDQIGPLTKNVEDSAYVLQAIAGYDPMDSTSAKVDVPDYLSALSGDVTGLRIAVPKEYLGEGVDAEVKETVLNALKVLEAMGATWDEVSLPHTDYAVATYYLLASSEASSNLARFDGVRYGVRSDNAGSLIDLYHESRSQGFGDEVKRRIMLGTYALSSGYYDAYYLKAQKARTLIKQDFDKVFEQYDVIIGPTAPTTAFKLGAQVDDPLTMYLNDILTIPVSLAGVPAVSVPCGFADGLPVGMQIIGKAFDESTVLRVAHAYEQNTEHHKRRPEL, encoded by the coding sequence TTGAGTCTGTTTGATTATAAGTTAACGGAGATACATAATAAGCTGCAGAATAAGGAGCTTTCCGTAACCGATCTGGTTGACCAAGCTTTTACTCGTATTTCCGAACGTGAGGATCGGGTGAAGGCATTTATTACTTTGGACGAAGAAGGTGCTCGTTCATCCGCCAAGGCTTTGGATGAGAAGCTGGCTTCAGAGGGGACGCGCGGTCTGTTGTTCGGGCTTCCTGTCGGAATCAAGGATAATATCGTGACAGAAGGACTTCGCACTACATGCGCAAGTCAGTTTTTGTCCAATTTCACACCGGTTTATGATGCGACGGTTGTCGGTAAATTGCGTGCAGCGGATACGGTGACAATCGGTAAGCTGAACATGGATGAATTTGCAATGGGAGGCTCCAATGAGAACTCCAGCTTCTACCCGGTGCGTAACCCATGGGATTTAGATCGGGTGCCCGGTGGATCTAGCGGCGGCTCGGCTGCGGCTGTAGCTGCAGGTGAAGCATACTTTTCGCTGGGGTCGGATACAGGCGGTTCCATCAGGCAGCCTGCCTCTTATTGCGGTGTCGTGGGACTGAAACCAACCTATGGCCTCGTATCCCGGTTCGGCCTTGTTGCCTTTGCATCATCGCTGGATCAGATCGGACCTTTGACGAAAAATGTGGAAGATTCGGCGTATGTCCTGCAAGCCATTGCCGGTTATGACCCCATGGATTCGACATCCGCCAAAGTGGACGTGCCCGACTATCTGAGTGCGTTATCCGGAGACGTTACGGGTCTTCGCATTGCCGTGCCTAAGGAATACCTGGGCGAGGGTGTTGACGCTGAAGTGAAGGAAACCGTCCTGAACGCACTGAAGGTGCTCGAAGCAATGGGCGCTACCTGGGACGAAGTTTCCCTGCCACATACCGACTATGCGGTAGCAACATATTATTTGCTCGCTTCTTCGGAGGCTTCTTCGAACCTGGCCCGCTTTGACGGCGTACGCTATGGCGTTCGTTCCGACAATGCAGGCAGCCTGATCGACCTGTATCATGAGTCCCGCAGCCAAGGCTTCGGCGATGAGGTGAAACGCCGCATCATGCTGGGAACCTATGCGCTGAGCTCGGGCTATTACGATGCCTATTATTTGAAGGCACAAAAAGCCCGTACGCTCATCAAGCAGGACTTCGATAAAGTATTCGAGCAATATGATGTCATCATCGGACCGACAGCTCCGACTACGGCTTTTAAGCTGGGAGCTCAGGTGGACGATCCGCTGACGATGTATTTGAATGATATCCTGACGATTCCTGTCAGCTTGGCAGGTGTGCCGGCAGTGAGTGTTCCTTGCGGATTTGCGGACGGACTACCCGTTGGCATGCAAATTATCGGCAAAGCCTTTGATGAGTCGACCGTACTGCGCGTCGCGCATGCCTACGAGCAAAATACTGAACACCATAAACGGCGCCCTGAACTGTAA
- the gatC gene encoding Asp-tRNA(Asn)/Glu-tRNA(Gln) amidotransferase subunit GatC, whose protein sequence is MSITDKDVQHVAKLARLNLTPEEEQMFTGQLNAILQYAEKLNELDTDGVEPTTHVLHLSNVMREDEVRESLPIEKVLLNAPDEEDDQIKVPAVLE, encoded by the coding sequence ATGAGCATTACCGATAAGGATGTTCAGCATGTAGCAAAGCTGGCCCGTTTGAATTTGACGCCTGAAGAAGAGCAGATGTTTACCGGCCAACTGAATGCGATTTTACAATATGCCGAGAAATTAAACGAATTGGATACAGACGGCGTTGAGCCGACTACGCACGTGCTGCACCTCAGCAATGTCATGCGGGAAGACGAAGTACGCGAGAGCTTGCCCATCGAGAAAGTGCTGCTTAACGCACCCGATGAAGAAGACGATCAAATTAAAGTACCTGCTGTTTTGGAATAG
- a CDS encoding ATPase: protein MLRLGEKITIVADAFEQNLPIGQYGYIIAYDRNPDNAFDYVIRIPSLNRNFFVPADDVELESIVLKQEAERVEREALIDFALSTYNEKLFHQVMNGELESVEEEEETKEAISQADFIKQVNLRAWI, encoded by the coding sequence ATGCTGCGTTTAGGGGAAAAGATTACAATCGTTGCGGACGCCTTTGAGCAGAATCTTCCAATCGGTCAATACGGTTATATCATCGCTTATGACCGAAATCCGGACAATGCGTTCGATTACGTCATTCGGATTCCGAGCCTCAACCGTAATTTTTTTGTTCCGGCAGATGATGTAGAGCTGGAATCAATCGTGTTGAAGCAGGAAGCCGAGCGGGTCGAGCGGGAAGCGCTCATCGATTTCGCCCTGTCGACATATAATGAGAAGCTGTTTCATCAAGTGATGAACGGCGAGTTGGAAAGTGTTGAAGAGGAAGAAGAGACCAAGGAAGCAATATCCCAGGCGGATTTCATCAAACAAGTGAATCTTCGTGCTTGGATTTAG
- a CDS encoding ABC transporter ATP-binding protein: MIEKLLSIHELTKSIGSITPVKGISFELQRGSCTALLGPNGAGKTTTLRMLAGLIPPTRGEIRYGSADTQTSGWRNRIGYLPQYPKFYSWMSGIEYLSFSAKLSGLSGREASKRSREVIEMVGLQQAAKRRISGYSGGMKQRLGIAQALVHEPELIMLDEPVSALDPIGRREVMDLLDRLRGEVTVLFSTHVLHDAEEICDDMVLMVDGEIAEKGALSELRTKYRQPVLSIEVEPGEREVAWLDSLASRPYVHEIELGKRGAKLLVTDMDVARAALIKELADDGIELLRFEAGTSSLEDMFMKVVGS, translated from the coding sequence TTGATAGAGAAGCTTTTAAGCATTCATGAATTGACCAAAAGCATAGGAAGCATCACGCCGGTCAAGGGCATCTCATTTGAATTGCAGCGTGGAAGCTGCACCGCCCTGCTTGGTCCTAATGGTGCCGGCAAAACAACCACACTGCGGATGTTGGCTGGATTAATTCCTCCAACCCGGGGGGAGATCCGATACGGATCGGCCGATACGCAAACGAGCGGTTGGCGTAACCGTATTGGTTACTTGCCTCAGTACCCCAAGTTTTATAGCTGGATGTCGGGCATCGAGTACTTGTCTTTCAGCGCCAAGCTGTCGGGATTATCCGGACGAGAGGCTAGTAAGCGAAGTCGGGAAGTCATCGAAATGGTAGGCCTGCAGCAGGCGGCTAAACGCCGAATATCCGGTTACTCCGGCGGAATGAAGCAGCGGCTTGGCATTGCTCAGGCACTTGTGCATGAGCCCGAGCTGATTATGCTGGACGAGCCGGTATCGGCGCTTGATCCGATCGGACGCCGTGAGGTAATGGACCTTTTGGATCGCTTGCGCGGGGAAGTCACCGTTCTGTTCTCTACCCATGTGCTTCACGATGCGGAGGAAATTTGTGATGACATGGTACTGATGGTAGACGGGGAAATTGCGGAGAAAGGCGCCCTTAGTGAACTTCGCACGAAATACCGCCAGCCGGTCCTATCGATTGAGGTTGAACCGGGGGAGCGGGAGGTTGCTTGGCTCGACAGTCTTGCGAGCCGTCCTTATGTGCATGAGATCGAGCTCGGCAAACGAGGCGCCAAGCTGTTGGTGACGGATATGGATGTTGCGCGTGCTGCGTTAATCAAGGAGCTTGCCGATGACGGAATCGAGCTGCTTCGTTTTGAAGCGGGCACGTCTTCGCTCGAGGATATGTTTATGAAGGTGGTGGGCTCATGA
- a CDS encoding PLDc N-terminal domain-containing protein produces MDMIWGLIWPILALQVILAVTGLVSLFRAEPASIRGPRWMWVLIILLGNLIGSVAYFVAGRREV; encoded by the coding sequence ATGGATATGATTTGGGGATTGATCTGGCCGATTCTTGCACTGCAAGTGATTCTCGCGGTGACAGGACTTGTATCTCTGTTTAGGGCAGAGCCAGCAAGCATACGTGGGCCGAGATGGATGTGGGTGCTCATTATACTGCTGGGCAACCTGATTGGTAGCGTTGCTTATTTCGTTGCGGGGAGGCGAGAAGTTTGA
- a CDS encoding YxlC family protein, with protein MMVKGPEHEDDAWIEGLTQELKRVDELFEDVPSPSLEGMHKLAVHTLERRRRRMKYELILFLLIAIFIVGGGLMAALAAPMILLFIHGFGMVAGISVLVFSKSLRSAGKKGI; from the coding sequence ATGATGGTCAAAGGGCCTGAGCATGAGGATGATGCTTGGATTGAAGGATTGACTCAAGAGTTGAAAAGAGTAGATGAATTGTTTGAGGACGTGCCGTCGCCCTCTCTGGAAGGAATGCACAAGTTGGCCGTTCATACCTTGGAGCGGCGCCGGCGCCGGATGAAATACGAGTTGATACTCTTTCTTCTGATTGCAATCTTTATCGTTGGTGGCGGATTGATGGCTGCCTTGGCGGCGCCGATGATCCTACTGTTTATTCACGGGTTCGGCATGGTTGCCGGGATTTCCGTTCTTGTATTTTCCAAGAGTCTGAGATCTGCCGGAAAGAAGGGAATCTGA
- the sigY gene encoding RNA polymerase sigma factor SigY: MIPDEEGLIRQAQLGDAAAMALLFKQHYSFLYKYLLKVTMDPMVAEDTAQDTIVRCMENMNRYNGTSSFSSWMITIATRLFIDSTRRRKREKKWLEQEALQSARRMRWQMERRGEDWTDMLDGLSRLSEDHRIAILLKHYYGYSYDEIGTMLGIPEGTVKSRTAYGIKQLRKEMGDDGQRA, encoded by the coding sequence ATGATCCCTGATGAAGAGGGTTTGATACGACAAGCGCAATTAGGAGATGCAGCGGCTATGGCGCTATTATTCAAGCAGCATTATTCCTTTCTTTATAAATATTTGCTTAAGGTAACGATGGACCCGATGGTTGCAGAAGATACTGCACAGGATACCATTGTTCGATGCATGGAGAATATGAACCGCTACAACGGAACGTCATCTTTTTCCTCATGGATGATAACCATTGCTACTCGATTGTTCATCGATAGTACCCGGCGAAGGAAGCGGGAGAAGAAATGGCTGGAGCAGGAGGCGCTTCAGTCGGCAAGGCGGATGCGCTGGCAGATGGAGCGGCGGGGAGAAGATTGGACAGACATGCTGGATGGATTATCGCGCTTATCCGAAGATCACCGGATTGCCATACTGCTGAAGCATTATTACGGTTACAGCTATGATGAAATCGGAACCATGCTTGGCATTCCCGAGGGAACGGTAAAATCACGAACAGCCTACGGTATCAAGCAGCTGCGAAAGGAGATGGGTGATGATGGTCAAAGGGCCTGA
- a CDS encoding MBL fold metallo-hydrolase, which translates to MTLHIETFNLGPLQTNAYLLTGPVEGKAVIIDPGMNPGPLLKRIADLEIEAILLTHAHFDHMAGVEEIRKLKGCPVYLHTLESEWLSNPKLNGSMMWPQVTEPLSTEPAEYDLADGLELQLIGHTFSVFHTPGHSPGSVSFKCGNDLFSGDVLFRLGVGRTDLPGGRERDLFDSIQNTLYSFPDEVVVYSGHGPRTTIGYEKQRNPYVPASR; encoded by the coding sequence ATGACACTTCATATTGAGACTTTTAATTTAGGACCGCTTCAGACGAATGCGTATTTACTGACAGGGCCTGTAGAAGGCAAAGCAGTCATCATCGACCCTGGCATGAACCCGGGGCCGCTGCTGAAGCGAATAGCCGATTTGGAAATTGAAGCGATCCTGCTGACCCATGCGCATTTTGATCATATGGCCGGTGTCGAGGAAATCCGTAAGCTAAAGGGTTGTCCTGTTTACCTGCACACCCTGGAGAGTGAATGGCTGTCCAACCCGAAGCTTAACGGCTCGATGATGTGGCCACAGGTAACGGAACCGCTGTCCACCGAGCCGGCTGAGTACGATTTGGCGGACGGACTTGAGCTGCAGCTAATCGGACATACCTTCAGCGTCTTTCATACACCGGGCCATTCACCGGGAAGTGTGAGCTTCAAATGTGGAAATGATCTGTTTTCCGGCGATGTGCTGTTCCGTCTAGGCGTTGGGCGAACGGACCTTCCTGGAGGTCGTGAACGTGATTTGTTTGATTCCATTCAAAATACGCTGTACAGCTTCCCGGATGAAGTCGTTGTGTACTCCGGCCATGGTCCCCGGACAACCATTGGCTATGAAAAACAGCGGAATCCTTACGTCCCTGCCAGCCGATAA
- a CDS encoding thioredoxin family protein, with product MSMNMANHLGTGISPQQFMDGMQKNQETFKAGYEQFVWENEEDKAFFESLNFRDDLRVLILAADWCGDVARNMPVVFRAMETAGIETEVLIMEENLDVMDQFLTMGGRSIPIVIISDTGGHVLGTWGPRPAHVQKFMIEFKQNNPDREAPDYQDNLAVTRQSIIQAYGEGYEFHAAIIKELRELMSGF from the coding sequence ATGAGCATGAATATGGCAAATCATTTGGGGACAGGCATATCTCCACAGCAATTTATGGACGGCATGCAGAAGAACCAGGAGACGTTCAAGGCAGGATATGAACAGTTTGTCTGGGAGAATGAAGAGGATAAAGCGTTCTTCGAAAGTCTGAATTTCCGGGATGACCTGCGGGTCCTCATTCTGGCAGCGGACTGGTGCGGTGATGTTGCACGCAATATGCCTGTCGTATTCCGGGCGATGGAGACTGCCGGGATTGAGACCGAAGTGCTGATTATGGAAGAGAATCTGGATGTCATGGATCAGTTCTTGACCATGGGTGGTCGTTCCATTCCGATTGTTATCATTTCAGATACCGGAGGGCATGTTCTCGGTACATGGGGACCGCGCCCGGCGCATGTGCAGAAGTTTATGATTGAGTTTAAGCAGAACAATCCGGATCGTGAAGCACCGGACTATCAGGACAACCTTGCAGTCACACGACAAAGCATTATTCAAGCCTACGGGGAAGGGTATGAGTTTCACGCTGCCATCATCAAGGAATTGCGTGAACTTATGTCAGGGTTCTAA
- a CDS encoding DedA family protein, producing MEFFYEVVARLFEWIQQLGYFGIMLGLMVEVIPSEIVLAYGGYLVSLGEVHFLGAMLFGTAGGVLAQLFIYWIGRYGGRPFLEKYGKYILIKKKHIDYAEEWFSKYGTGVIFTARFVPVVRHAISIPAGISKMHVGRFTLLTTLAVIPWTALFLYLGLLLGDQWEHIDEKAGPYVQEILLGALAVMILYFLIKWIKSSKARSK from the coding sequence GTGGAATTCTTTTACGAGGTTGTAGCCCGGTTGTTTGAATGGATCCAACAGCTGGGTTATTTCGGAATCATGCTCGGATTAATGGTGGAGGTCATCCCAAGCGAGATCGTACTCGCCTATGGCGGTTATCTGGTGTCTTTGGGTGAGGTTCATTTTCTCGGAGCCATGCTCTTCGGTACCGCTGGCGGCGTGCTCGCACAGTTGTTTATTTATTGGATCGGCCGTTATGGAGGCAGGCCCTTCTTAGAGAAGTACGGGAAGTACATATTGATTAAGAAGAAGCATATCGATTACGCCGAGGAGTGGTTTAGCAAGTACGGCACTGGCGTTATATTTACGGCACGGTTTGTACCGGTGGTACGGCATGCGATTTCCATACCGGCAGGCATATCCAAGATGCATGTGGGAAGGTTTACGCTGCTGACCACACTAGCTGTTATTCCATGGACGGCATTATTCTTATACCTCGGATTGCTTCTGGGTGATCAATGGGAGCATATTGACGAGAAAGCAGGGCCATACGTGCAGGAAATTCTGCTGGGGGCATTGGCCGTCATGATTCTTTATTTTTTGATAAAATGGATAAAATCATCGAAGGCGAGGTCGAAATAA
- a CDS encoding O-antigen ligase family protein, giving the protein MARKTLHRNCGMMLIALVLVAGIRSGMFFDGDIYGVGACFGVLLLLMMGTKRHGGIQGQEIHGIGMMPGLVNLDKGLRVVLGCICGMILMYVLHAIGRPLSLEGTMKEIILWGSYGSFAAVAWRICRAGDGLRMMQAGWHLMGAVLCGSALLAVYGLLELPYGIYHTADADISATGARLGGLLQYPNVFGAVMAAFLLERLFALPSVLRTRTGTLRAAAALLPLLPYTAALLLTESRGAWLAAALACAAGFAQERRAFAPLLVAAAAPLESAALLYRQLAEAKLAPAVLPGLLWLAGLWAGGVLAGLLLCRWRHSGDPWRRYAAPGTLGAAALLAAAAGAVILHQVQDRTLGGAATLSARRLMYSDAWQLARSSLWLGRGGETWRQSYLAIQSQPYVGAEVHSGYMDILLNAGLIGLLLVLVLVSFIVAGLIAVNSRLMPAAFVLIGHAAVDFDWSFGLVWLLLLWLTVMGFAAASSGREVQNGPIAAQRRKPFKIGKQLLAVYEGNRGNRPLLPLLRVTAIVLLVCWVLLAAALGISEVKERWAASEPPGRQIALLQSSLRWNLANTEAALSLADWLPPSQRIPLLKRSLVYAPNHPGLSWKLAEAYSLRGESEEATAWYIAAIDRDRFNDVKQTRAVLKLAALADWHRTGGDPARSVEAARAGMDILMRYRALAVDFREMDDHRNDREFDLSMLAARQANRLEKMLNGEHEKHAARQPMKADISARR; this is encoded by the coding sequence ATGGCAAGGAAGACCCTACATCGTAATTGCGGGATGATGCTGATTGCACTTGTCTTGGTGGCAGGTATCCGGAGCGGAATGTTTTTTGATGGAGATATCTATGGGGTCGGAGCCTGTTTTGGAGTGCTTCTGCTGCTTATGATGGGAACTAAACGGCATGGTGGAATCCAAGGTCAGGAGATTCATGGCATTGGCATGATGCCTGGATTGGTTAATTTGGATAAAGGTTTGCGAGTGGTGCTTGGGTGCATCTGCGGAATGATTCTCATGTATGTGCTTCATGCAATCGGGCGACCACTCTCTCTGGAAGGCACGATGAAAGAGATCATCCTGTGGGGAAGCTACGGCTCCTTTGCAGCTGTCGCCTGGCGTATATGCCGTGCAGGTGATGGCTTACGTATGATGCAGGCGGGTTGGCATCTGATGGGTGCTGTGCTGTGCGGCAGTGCTTTGCTTGCCGTATATGGGCTTTTGGAGCTGCCGTATGGGATCTATCATACGGCGGATGCGGACATCAGCGCGACGGGCGCGAGGCTTGGTGGCCTGCTTCAGTACCCGAACGTGTTCGGGGCCGTGATGGCCGCCTTCCTGCTGGAGCGGCTGTTCGCGCTGCCGTCCGTCCTGCGGACCCGGACGGGCACGCTCCGCGCAGCGGCTGCCCTGCTGCCGCTGCTGCCCTACACCGCCGCGCTGCTCCTGACGGAGTCGCGCGGCGCCTGGCTCGCGGCCGCCCTCGCGTGCGCGGCCGGATTCGCCCAGGAGCGGCGTGCTTTCGCGCCGCTCCTGGTGGCTGCCGCCGCGCCATTGGAGAGCGCGGCGCTGCTGTACCGCCAGCTGGCTGAGGCCAAGCTGGCGCCAGCCGTGCTGCCCGGCCTGCTATGGCTGGCCGGGCTTTGGGCCGGCGGCGTCCTCGCCGGCCTGCTGCTGTGCCGCTGGCGGCACAGCGGGGACCCGTGGCGGCGGTATGCCGCGCCAGGGACCCTGGGGGCTGCGGCGCTGCTGGCTGCCGCAGCCGGAGCGGTGATCCTGCATCAGGTGCAGGATCGGACTCTGGGCGGCGCGGCAACGCTGAGCGCGCGCCGCCTCATGTACAGCGACGCATGGCAGCTGGCCCGGTCGTCGCTGTGGCTGGGACGGGGAGGGGAGACGTGGCGGCAATCCTACCTTGCCATTCAGTCCCAGCCCTACGTGGGTGCCGAGGTGCACAGCGGATACATGGATATCCTGCTGAATGCGGGCCTGATCGGGTTGCTGCTTGTCCTTGTTCTGGTTAGCTTTATCGTTGCGGGGCTCATTGCTGTGAACTCCCGACTCATGCCCGCTGCTTTCGTGCTGATCGGACACGCGGCGGTGGACTTTGACTGGAGCTTTGGGCTGGTATGGCTGCTGCTGTTGTGGCTTACAGTAATGGGCTTCGCTGCGGCCTCTTCTGGTCGGGAAGTGCAGAATGGACCTATCGCAGCTCAAAGACGCAAACCCTTCAAAATAGGGAAGCAGCTGCTAGCCGTTTATGAAGGGAACCGGGGAAATCGGCCGTTGCTGCCATTGCTCAGGGTTACAGCGATCGTTCTGCTCGTATGCTGGGTTCTTCTCGCTGCCGCGCTGGGCATCAGCGAGGTCAAAGAGCGATGGGCCGCATCGGAACCGCCCGGACGGCAGATCGCGCTCCTCCAATCCTCGTTAAGGTGGAACCTTGCCAACACGGAGGCGGCACTGAGCCTGGCGGATTGGCTTCCCCCAAGCCAGCGAATCCCGCTGCTGAAGCGAAGTTTGGTGTATGCACCGAATCACCCGGGGCTGAGCTGGAAGCTGGCAGAGGCTTACTCGCTCAGAGGTGAATCGGAAGAAGCGACAGCCTGGTATATAGCGGCCATCGATCGGGATCGGTTCAATGATGTCAAACAAACCCGAGCCGTGCTGAAGCTGGCTGCCCTCGCAGATTGGCACCGGACGGGAGGAGATCCCGCCAGATCGGTTGAAGCAGCCCGGGCCGGTATGGATATCCTGATGCGCTATCGTGCCCTTGCGGTCGATTTTCGTGAGATGGATGATCATCGAAATGACCGGGAATTCGATCTGTCTATGCTTGCAGCGCGGCAGGCCAACCGTTTGGAAAAAATGCTGAATGGGGAACACGAAAAGCATGCGGCAAGGCAGCCCATGAAAGCAGATATCTCGGCCCGACGCTAG